The genomic stretch GAAGGGAAAAATGGAGAAGTCGATTGGTGCATAATGGATTCTGAAATGGGATTTATTCATTTCTTAAATCAAATTGATACTATTTTATATGGAAGAAAAAGCTACGATTTATGGGGACAATTTACTCCAGAAATTGAAGATATTGAAACTGAAAAAGAACTTTGGGAATTAGTTCATAGTAAAAAAAAATATGTGTTTTCCAGAACGCAAAAAGGGACTGATAATAAAGCAATATTCATAAATGATAATATTGTTGAAGAAGTAAATAAATTAAAGAAAGAGCCTGGTAAAGACATATGGCTATATGGCGGAGGGAGTCTAATTACAACATTTATCAATTTAGGGCTTGTTGATGAATTTAGATTATCTGTACACCCTGTTATTTTAGGGGAAGGAAAACCGTTGTTTATGGATATAAAAAAAAGGTTGAATTTGAAAGTGGTTAATACAAGAACGTTCTCCTCTGGTGTTGTGCAACTAATCTATCATTTAAATAGAAATTAATAATAGGGGAGACTTGAATTTTTGATATAGAGTTTTTTGACACTACAGCAACGTTTTTTTATATATGTAACAGAACTCGATTTGTGGCAAATTTTAAAGGAGGCAAAAACAGTATGAAAATCATAGTTACCAGTATATTTGTACAAGATCAAGACAAGGCACTAGAATTTTACTCAGAAACGCTGGGTTTTGTAAAAAAGGAGGATGTTCCCGCTGGTGAATTTAGGTGGATAACGCTAGTTTCTCCTAATGATCAAGATGGTACAGAGCTCTTGCTTGAACCGAATGTCCATCCAGCCGCTAGAGAGTATCAAAAGAAGATATTTGATGAAGGTATTCCAGCAACAATGTTTGGTGTTACAAATGTTTATAAAGAGTACAAACGATTAATGGAACAAGGCGTGAAGTTTACTATGGAGCCGACAAAAATGGGCGAAGTCATACTGGCTGTCTTTGATGATACATGCGGAAACCTTATTCAGATAGCTCAGAAGTAACTTTATCAAATAGGTTTTGGTGC from Priestia filamentosa encodes the following:
- a CDS encoding dihydrofolate reductase family protein, coding for MSNNVKSRRIILDLAVTLDGFIEGKNGEVDWCIMDSEMGFIHFLNQIDTILYGRKSYDLWGQFTPEIEDIETEKELWELVHSKKKYVFSRTQKGTDNKAIFINDNIVEEVNKLKKEPGKDIWLYGGGSLITTFINLGLVDEFRLSVHPVILGEGKPLFMDIKKRLNLKVVNTRTFSSGVVQLIYHLNRN
- a CDS encoding VOC family protein; the encoded protein is MKIIVTSIFVQDQDKALEFYSETLGFVKKEDVPAGEFRWITLVSPNDQDGTELLLEPNVHPAAREYQKKIFDEGIPATMFGVTNVYKEYKRLMEQGVKFTMEPTKMGEVILAVFDDTCGNLIQIAQK